A stretch of Myxococcus hansupus DNA encodes these proteins:
- a CDS encoding PEGA domain-containing protein — MSFHRILVFALVTVLAAPSSALAQDDDFLAPLTSPSESSKSKPKPGKAKVVKKKPAPKKPARAAKGKKPAAPPDDDLLAPLTPVKTEVLVRLTGNVRGAKLFVDGKEFGVLSSAVVPVEVKPGEHQLLVRRAGYADFTRRIDVKPGSQAEVLVSLDATMGFATLTADVADAVVLVDGQQVGEVPQTNVLLRPGSREVEFRAPGFRPDVHNITVFAGRSYEVKGNLRPAMDNSIASADAPKSPVLEPSSKARNYDEPAPGLSFADDTEAPEVSSSKPWYGRWYVWAGIGAVVAAGTVGAVMATQGSAASPLSSTDVCGGPCDGVIGGARSVRGGAGLQAPAPAGAIRF; from the coding sequence ATGAGCTTCCACCGCATCCTCGTCTTCGCCCTGGTGACTGTCCTGGCGGCCCCGTCCTCCGCGCTCGCGCAGGATGATGACTTCCTGGCGCCGCTCACCTCGCCGTCGGAGTCCTCGAAGTCGAAGCCGAAGCCCGGCAAGGCGAAGGTGGTGAAGAAGAAACCCGCGCCCAAGAAGCCGGCTCGCGCGGCGAAGGGCAAGAAGCCCGCGGCGCCCCCGGATGACGACCTGCTGGCGCCCCTCACGCCGGTGAAGACGGAGGTGCTCGTGCGCCTCACCGGCAACGTGCGCGGCGCGAAGCTCTTCGTGGATGGGAAGGAGTTCGGCGTGCTCTCCTCGGCCGTGGTTCCGGTCGAGGTGAAGCCGGGTGAGCACCAACTGCTCGTGCGCCGCGCGGGCTACGCGGACTTCACCCGCCGCATCGACGTGAAGCCGGGCTCGCAGGCGGAGGTGCTGGTGTCGCTGGATGCCACCATGGGCTTCGCCACGCTGACGGCGGACGTGGCGGACGCGGTGGTGCTGGTGGACGGGCAGCAGGTGGGCGAGGTGCCGCAGACGAACGTGTTGCTGCGCCCGGGTTCGCGCGAAGTCGAGTTCCGCGCGCCGGGCTTCAGGCCCGACGTGCACAACATCACCGTGTTCGCGGGCCGCAGCTACGAGGTGAAGGGCAATCTGCGCCCCGCCATGGACAACTCCATCGCCAGCGCGGACGCGCCGAAGAGCCCGGTGCTGGAGCCGTCCTCCAAGGCCCGCAACTACGACGAGCCCGCGCCGGGCCTGTCGTTCGCGGACGACACCGAGGCGCCCGAGGTGTCGAGCTCGAAGCCCTGGTACGGCCGCTGGTACGTCTGGGCTGGCATCGGCGCGGTGGTGGCCGCCGGCACGGTGGGCGCGGTGATGGCGACGCAGGGAAGCGCTGCCAGCCCGCTGAGCTCCACGGACGTGTGCGGTGGCCCCTGCGACGGCGTCATCGGCGGCGCGCGCTCGGTGCGCGGCGGCGCGGGGCTTCAGGCGCCCGCACCCGCTGGCGCCATCCGCTTCTGA
- a CDS encoding M1 family aminopeptidase: MRTFLYGCLLWCAFSGNPAWGSAPAVPEPGISPEVQLCLQHLKPSERERAEKALGPLEELPRYRVQLEVDPDARTVKGRVQVEVLARKQPITGLYLRLTPNAQQRRLTLSDAKRGSQPVRLERPEPTLYYLSLESEPVPAGAAAVLDVAVEGLVPRAATASSGASGGVLGALGGGGGGRPSGGDHGAFSASENFISLVGVVPQVPPMDEAGRPWDGPQGIGDLGLYEPAHVLATITVPRGWAVHATGVPIGEVPERDGRVRFAFAAAAVRDFPILVSRGYASSTATVNGVTVESHYAEADQAAGERVLKHATSMLTEFERRLGPLPYTHFRVVQAPLSGGAGGMEFPGLVTIATSLYRGAEGASEMLRGMPGAEDLEALLGMLGQSGGGGGLGGGALAQMNGAMERTLEFTVAHEVAHQYFAGLVGSDPILAPVVDESLAQYAALLYLEWKHGKKVADAARQETLVGQYHLYRMTGGKDGRADRPTGHFADEVEYGALVYGKAPLLHHASRKLVGDAAFFKALRAYVDTHRFKWACKECFTKELAKASPANTSALERLRNRWWREAKGDEDLGKPKLESLLGGFEGLPGLEALQGVDVDSLQGLPGLEAFQGMDAQSKQLLEQLIPGLLGQ, translated from the coding sequence ATGCGGACCTTCCTCTACGGGTGCCTCCTGTGGTGTGCGTTCTCCGGGAACCCGGCGTGGGGCAGTGCCCCGGCCGTGCCCGAGCCCGGGATTTCACCCGAGGTGCAGCTCTGTCTCCAGCACCTGAAGCCCTCCGAGCGTGAGCGCGCCGAGAAGGCGCTGGGGCCCCTGGAGGAGCTGCCGCGCTACCGCGTGCAGTTGGAGGTGGACCCCGATGCGCGCACGGTGAAGGGCCGGGTGCAGGTGGAGGTGTTGGCCCGGAAGCAGCCCATCACCGGGCTGTACCTGCGGCTGACGCCCAACGCACAGCAGCGCCGGCTGACCTTGTCCGACGCGAAGCGCGGCAGCCAGCCCGTCCGGCTGGAGCGGCCGGAGCCCACGCTGTACTACCTGTCGCTGGAGTCAGAGCCCGTGCCCGCCGGCGCCGCGGCGGTGTTGGACGTGGCGGTGGAGGGGCTGGTGCCTCGCGCGGCCACGGCCTCGTCGGGCGCGTCTGGCGGGGTGCTGGGCGCGTTGGGGGGCGGTGGGGGAGGGCGCCCCTCGGGTGGGGACCACGGCGCCTTCTCCGCCTCGGAGAACTTCATCAGCCTGGTGGGCGTGGTGCCGCAGGTGCCGCCCATGGACGAGGCGGGGCGGCCGTGGGACGGCCCGCAGGGCATTGGCGACCTGGGGCTCTATGAGCCGGCCCATGTGCTGGCCACCATCACCGTGCCCAGGGGCTGGGCGGTGCACGCCACGGGGGTGCCCATTGGCGAGGTGCCGGAGCGCGATGGCCGGGTGCGCTTCGCCTTCGCGGCCGCCGCGGTGCGCGACTTCCCCATCCTGGTGTCGCGGGGCTACGCGAGCTCCACCGCCACCGTGAATGGCGTCACGGTGGAGAGCCACTACGCGGAGGCGGACCAGGCCGCGGGCGAACGGGTGCTGAAGCACGCCACGTCGATGCTGACGGAGTTCGAGCGCCGCCTGGGCCCGCTGCCCTACACGCACTTCCGGGTGGTGCAGGCGCCGCTGTCCGGTGGCGCGGGCGGCATGGAGTTCCCGGGGCTCGTCACCATCGCCACGTCGCTGTACCGGGGCGCGGAGGGCGCGTCGGAGATGCTTCGCGGCATGCCGGGCGCGGAGGACCTGGAGGCGCTGCTGGGCATGCTCGGGCAGAGCGGTGGTGGCGGCGGGCTCGGCGGCGGGGCGCTGGCGCAGATGAACGGGGCCATGGAGCGCACGCTGGAGTTCACGGTGGCGCACGAGGTGGCGCACCAGTACTTCGCGGGGCTGGTGGGCTCGGACCCCATCCTGGCGCCGGTGGTGGACGAGTCGCTGGCCCAGTACGCCGCGCTGCTCTACCTGGAGTGGAAGCACGGCAAGAAGGTGGCGGACGCCGCGCGCCAGGAGACGCTGGTGGGCCAGTACCACCTGTACCGGATGACGGGTGGGAAGGACGGCCGGGCGGACCGGCCCACGGGCCACTTCGCGGACGAGGTTGAGTACGGCGCGCTCGTCTACGGCAAGGCGCCGCTGCTGCACCACGCGTCACGGAAGCTGGTGGGTGACGCGGCCTTCTTCAAGGCGCTGCGCGCCTACGTGGACACGCACCGCTTCAAGTGGGCGTGCAAGGAGTGCTTCACGAAGGAGCTGGCGAAGGCGAGCCCCGCCAACACGAGCGCCCTGGAGCGCCTGCGCAACCGGTGGTGGCGCGAGGCCAAGGGCGACGAGGACCTGGGCAAGCCGAAGCTGGAGTCGCTGCTGGGCGGCTTCGAGGGCCTCCCGGGGTTGGAGGCCCTCCAGGGCGTGGACGTGGATTCGCTCCAGGGGTTGCCAGGGCTGGAGGCCTTCCAGGGGATGGACGCCCAGTCGAAGCAACTGCTGGAGCAGCTCATCCCCGGCCTGCTGGGGCAGTGA
- the ftsY gene encoding signal recognition particle-docking protein FtsY: MKTPNALDALTAQVPPAPPPSPTPGGNTTQPGTGTPPPEGSPAGDVVGIGAAALFVLLMVLAARKLFFRKRPEEKQPTVPTPAEKPALPAEHPRIRVELPPSEAEAARLREADEAHGRAEALARQRAEAAEAARTTKDAAERSRLEAEARALKEREEEEKRAEYRAKKAADDEARERRKREQAEGQRLAEEERAREAAAVEEARRAEQAAARAKVEAEAGRTLAQGLDKTKNQGFMARLNGLFGQQRQVDESVLAELEEILFTADIGVRTANHLVEVAREKLKRNELKDPERIKGLIRDEVARICDIPVPRSLEGGGPPHVVMVVGVNGAGKTTTIGKLAAKLTGEGKKVVLAAGDTFRAAATEQLDVWAVRANAQLVKGVEGGDPSAVIFEAAKKAKEEGADVLIADTAGRLHTKAPLMEELKKVKRVMDKALPGAPHEVLLVLDSTNGQNAIQQAKQFHEAVGVNAIALTKLDGTAKGGVVIGICDELKLPVVWVGVGEKVADLRRFEPREFVKALFD, translated from the coding sequence ATGAAGACGCCCAACGCCCTCGACGCCCTGACCGCGCAGGTGCCGCCCGCCCCCCCTCCCTCCCCCACGCCGGGCGGGAATACCACGCAGCCGGGCACCGGCACCCCGCCCCCGGAAGGCTCCCCCGCGGGCGATGTCGTCGGCATTGGCGCCGCCGCCCTCTTCGTCCTGCTGATGGTCCTGGCCGCCCGGAAGCTGTTCTTCCGCAAGCGCCCCGAGGAGAAGCAGCCCACCGTCCCCACCCCGGCGGAGAAGCCCGCCCTGCCCGCCGAGCATCCTCGAATTCGGGTGGAGCTGCCCCCCTCCGAGGCCGAGGCCGCCCGGCTGCGCGAGGCCGACGAGGCCCACGGCCGCGCCGAGGCCCTGGCCCGTCAACGCGCCGAGGCCGCCGAGGCCGCCCGCACCACGAAGGACGCCGCCGAGCGCTCCCGGCTTGAGGCGGAGGCCCGCGCCCTCAAGGAGCGTGAGGAGGAAGAGAAGCGCGCCGAGTACCGCGCCAAGAAGGCCGCCGACGACGAGGCCCGGGAGCGCCGCAAGCGCGAGCAGGCCGAGGGCCAGCGCCTGGCCGAAGAGGAGCGCGCCCGCGAGGCCGCCGCCGTCGAGGAGGCCCGCCGCGCCGAGCAGGCCGCCGCCCGCGCCAAGGTGGAGGCCGAGGCCGGCCGCACCCTGGCCCAGGGCCTGGACAAGACGAAGAACCAGGGCTTCATGGCCCGGCTCAACGGCCTGTTCGGCCAGCAGCGCCAGGTGGACGAGTCCGTCCTCGCGGAGCTGGAGGAAATCCTCTTCACGGCCGACATCGGCGTGCGCACCGCCAACCACCTGGTGGAGGTGGCGCGCGAGAAGCTCAAGCGCAACGAGCTGAAGGACCCCGAGCGCATCAAGGGCCTCATCCGCGACGAGGTCGCCCGCATCTGCGACATCCCCGTGCCGCGCTCGCTGGAGGGCGGAGGCCCCCCGCACGTCGTCATGGTGGTGGGCGTCAACGGCGCCGGGAAGACGACCACCATCGGCAAGCTGGCCGCGAAGCTCACGGGTGAAGGCAAGAAGGTGGTGCTCGCCGCGGGTGACACCTTCCGCGCCGCCGCCACCGAGCAGCTCGACGTCTGGGCCGTGCGCGCCAACGCCCAGTTGGTGAAGGGCGTCGAGGGCGGAGACCCCAGCGCCGTCATCTTCGAGGCCGCCAAGAAGGCCAAGGAGGAAGGCGCGGACGTCCTCATCGCCGACACCGCCGGCCGGCTCCACACCAAGGCCCCGCTCATGGAGGAGCTGAAGAAGGTCAAGCGCGTCATGGACAAGGCCCTGCCCGGCGCCCCCCACGAGGTGCTGCTGGTGCTGGACTCCACCAACGGCCAGAACGCGATTCAGCAGGCCAAGCAGTTCCACGAGGCCGTGGGCGTCAACGCCATCGCCCTGACGAAGCTGGACGGCACGGCCAAGGGCGGCGTCGTCATTGGCATCTGCGACGAGCTGAAGCTCCCCGTCGTCTGGGTGGGCGTGGGCGAGAAGGTGGCCGACCTGCGCCGCTTCGAGCCGCGCGAGTTCGTCAAGGCGCTCTTCGACTGA
- a CDS encoding RNA polymerase sigma factor: protein MTSASSDTQRAIQAVWRIESARLIAGLVRMVRDVGRAEELAQDALVAALEKWPATGVPDNPGAWLMATAKRRAIDELRRHKLLERKHEELGHELESLQGSAAPDLDAALDDDVGDDLLRLMFVACHPVLSTEARVALTLRLLGGLTTEEIARAFLVPGPTVAQRIVRAKRTLEEERVPFEVPEGDALAARLSSVLEVIYLIFNEGYSATAGDDWMRPALCEEAMRLGRILAGLAPKEPEVHGLIALIELQSSRARARVGPKGAPVLLLEQNRALWDHLLIRRGLAALERAESLGGAQGPYALQAAIAACHARARTPEATDWRRIAALYDTLADVMPSPVVELNRAVSHAMAFGPAAGLAIVEELTEEPALRGYHLLPSVRGDLLGKLGRFDEARAEFERAAALTQNTRERALLLERAATCGKGTA, encoded by the coding sequence GTGACGTCCGCCTCCTCCGACACACAGCGCGCCATCCAAGCCGTCTGGAGAATCGAATCGGCCCGGCTCATCGCGGGCCTCGTTCGGATGGTGCGCGACGTGGGCCGCGCGGAGGAGCTCGCACAGGACGCGCTCGTCGCCGCGCTCGAGAAGTGGCCAGCGACAGGCGTCCCGGACAACCCGGGCGCGTGGCTCATGGCCACCGCCAAGCGCCGCGCCATCGACGAACTGCGCCGGCACAAACTCCTCGAACGCAAGCACGAGGAACTCGGTCATGAGCTGGAGTCACTGCAAGGCTCGGCCGCGCCGGACCTCGACGCCGCGCTCGATGACGACGTCGGCGACGACCTGCTGCGCCTGATGTTCGTCGCCTGTCACCCGGTGCTGTCGACCGAGGCGCGGGTGGCGCTCACGCTTCGACTGCTCGGCGGCCTGACCACGGAGGAGATTGCGCGCGCCTTCCTGGTCCCTGGCCCCACGGTGGCCCAGCGCATCGTCCGGGCCAAGCGGACGCTGGAGGAGGAACGCGTTCCCTTCGAAGTGCCCGAGGGCGACGCGCTGGCCGCCCGCCTGTCCTCCGTGCTGGAGGTCATCTACCTCATCTTCAACGAGGGCTATTCGGCGACGGCCGGCGACGACTGGATGCGCCCCGCGCTCTGCGAGGAGGCGATGCGCCTGGGCCGCATCCTCGCGGGGCTCGCGCCGAAGGAGCCCGAAGTCCACGGCCTCATCGCGTTGATCGAACTCCAGTCGTCGCGGGCGCGCGCTCGCGTGGGACCGAAGGGAGCGCCCGTGCTGCTCCTGGAGCAGAACCGCGCCCTGTGGGACCACCTGCTCATCCGCCGAGGCCTCGCCGCGCTCGAACGCGCCGAGTCACTGGGCGGCGCCCAGGGCCCCTACGCGCTCCAGGCCGCCATCGCCGCCTGCCACGCCCGCGCGAGAACGCCCGAGGCCACGGACTGGAGGCGCATCGCCGCGCTCTACGACACGCTGGCGGACGTCATGCCCTCCCCCGTCGTGGAGCTGAACCGCGCCGTCTCCCACGCCATGGCCTTTGGCCCCGCGGCGGGGCTCGCCATCGTCGAGGAGCTGACCGAGGAACCCGCGCTCCGGGGCTATCACCTGCTGCCGAGCGTTCGCGGGGACCTGCTGGGGAAGCTCGGGCGGTTCGACGAGGCCCGGGCCGAGTTCGAGCGCGCCGCCGCCCTCACCCAGAACACCCGTGAGCGCGCCCTCCTCCTGGAGCGGGCCGCCACCTGCGGGAAGGGCACCGCCTGA